A stretch of Mytilus edulis chromosome 11, xbMytEdul2.2, whole genome shotgun sequence DNA encodes these proteins:
- the LOC139493977 gene encoding probable E3 ubiquitin-protein ligase MID2, with translation MATRSLNVIEEEDNLLTCSICLETYKTPKYLTCLHTFCKVCIQTYIQSSVDKENIISFKRPVCRTLVSVGERSNLEYWANELPTNHLISSMIDQQAIQKQEQVCNACELSNVKQMAVSWCTVCQEALCSVCERKFKVSANHKIVTVQEVQRGITTSFSGLITCDVHSNKFVEIFCLDHSRHCCTLCASVKHSKCENVVELGEAAAGIKEAKQTNEYLELIMQWIKLLNKSIQDTHKNMCTVENMGKNIVSEIENLKRDIIKHFDKVEQTTKEELVSKKKEIEKLKSDLIDHINKLEKSAKEELVVKKKDIITEVTDRMTEMSRLKSTMDIWHNILSTCINDGSEI, from the exons ATGGCGACTAGGTCATTAAATGTAATAGAAGAAGAAGACAATCTGTTGACTTGCAGCATATGTCTGGAGACATATAAAACCCCGAAGTATTTAACATGTCTACATACTTTCTGTAAGGTATGTATTCAAACGTACATTCAGTCATCCGTTGATAAGGAAAACATTATAAGTTTTAAACGTCCCGTTTGTCGAACATTAGTGTCTGTTGGAGAGCGTTCAAATCTAGAATATTGGGCAAATGAGCTTCCAACCAATCATTTGATTTCATCGATGATTGACCAACAAGCAATACAGAAACAAGAACAGGTATGCAACGCATGCGAACTTAGCAATGTAAAGCAGATGGCCGTTTCATGGTGTACAGTGTGTCAGGAAGCACTGTGTTCTGTGTGTGAGCGAAAATTTAAGGTTTCTGCAAACCATAAAATTGTTACTGTACAAGAGGTACAAAGAGGCATTACTACATCCTTTTCTGGGCTGATCACATGTGATGTCCATTCAAATAAATTTGTCGAGATATTTTGTCTAGATCATAGTAGACATTGTTGCACTTTATGCGCATCCGTCAAACATAGTAAATGCGAAAATGTGGTTGAATTAGGAGAAGCAGCAGCCGGTATTAAGGAAGCAAAGCAGACTAATGAATATTTGGAGCTGATAATGCAATGGATAAAATTGCTGAACAAATCAATTCAAGACACACATAAAAATATGTGTACCGTGGAAAATATGGGGAAAAACATTGTTtcagaaattgaaaatttaaagagaGATATAATCAAACACTTTGACAAAGTAGAACAAACTACAAAAGAAGAGTTGGTCAGCAAAAAAAAAG aaatagaGAAGTTAAAGAGCGATTTAATCGATCACATTAACAAACTGGAAAAATCTGCAAAAGAAGAGCTGGTCGTCAAAAAGAAGGACATTATAACCGAAGTAACAGACAGAATGACTGAAATGTCGAGGTTAAAGTCAACCATGGATATCTGGCACAATATATTAAGTACCTGCATCAATGATGGATCAGAAATTTAG